A genomic window from Salvia miltiorrhiza cultivar Shanhuang (shh) chromosome 5, IMPLAD_Smil_shh, whole genome shotgun sequence includes:
- the LOC130985298 gene encoding pentatricopeptide repeat-containing protein At1g06270 yields MASAAARFRSSISRHPIGGLAQYSASSSSNLEESIRAAVEAKAYQKIPQILNAAIDSCRNPNPFTFLSKFSESRRFEIIDEMLQSFISIRPRSQPRRAYSCLLSLTLDTSINHLPLALAVVQRTLRSGCLPPPQIHLLLAKSWLDRRRRQQAAARILSEMKLIGYSPDCGTCNYLILSLCKIDQFAEAIEVLRGMGRAGCAPDSDSFGGLINELSEARMVDVAVEVMADMVRVHKLSPRRETVVKAVAAMRANREARRAVEVVEMLEAEGVGVGFEAYESALEGCLDEKRFVLAGKFVVGMSERGFIPYLRVRLRLLEGLVAIGEAEHASVVRRRFAEMSS; encoded by the coding sequence ATGGCGTCAGCAGCTGCGAGATTTCGATCATCAATCTCACGCCACCCAATCGGCGGTCTCGCTCAATATTCGGCTTCCTCAAGTTCAAATCTCGAAGAATCAATACGAGCGGCAGTGGAAGCCAAGGCATACCAGAAAATCCCCCAAATCCTCAACGCAGCAATCGATTCCTGCCGGAACCCTAATCCGTTCACGTTCCTTTCAAAATTCTCAGAGAGCCGTAGATTCGAAATCATCGACGAAATGCTGCAATCCTTCATCTCAATCCGTCCGCGCTCGCAGCCGCGGAGGGCCTACTCCTGCCTCCTCTCCCTCACTCTCGACACCTCAATTAATCACCTCCCGCTCGCCCTCGCCGTCGTGCAGCGCACGCTCCGCTCCGGCTGCCTTCCCCCGCCGCAGATCCATCTCCTCCTCGCGAAATCATGGCTCGATCGGCGCCGCCGGCAGCAGGCGGCGGCGCGAATTTTATCGGAGATGAAATTGATAGGGTACTCCCCCGACTGCGGCACGTGCAACTATCTCATTCTCTCGCTCTGCAAAATCGATCAATTCGCGGAAGCGATTGAGGTTCTGCGAGGGATGGGGAGAGCCGGCTGCGCTCCCGATTCCGACAGCTTCGGTGGTTTGATCAATGAGCTGAGCGAGGCGAGGATGGTGGATGTGGCGGTGGAGGTGATGGCGGATATGGTGCGAGTGCACAAGCTGAGCCCGAGGAGGGAGACGGTGGTGAAGGCGGTGGCGGCGATGCGGGCGAATCGGGAGGCGCGGCGGGCGGTGGAGGTGGTGGAGATGCTGGAGGCGGagggggttggggtggggtttGAGGCGTATGAGTCAGCGCTGGAGGGGTGCTTGGATGAGAAGCGGTTTGTGTTGGCGGGGAAGTTTGTGGTGGGGATGAGTGAGAGAGGGTTTATACCGTATCTAAGGGTGAGGCTGCGGCTGCTTGAGGGGTTAGTCGCCATTGGTGAGGCAGAGCATGCCTCTGTTGTGAGGCGGAGATTTGCAGAGATGAGTTCTTAG
- the LOC130985267 gene encoding uncharacterized protein LOC130985267 — protein MASLAVDAIPRFIVIKSKVYSDKGNAYFKAEGTGGSILLGEADMFSTLVKIEAERSKSSNNYINLRFCYSNRYWARKADSNFIVADSDQPEEDTTKPTCTLFEAVKVDDFFYLIHVQSGGHLLMDSATLAFYVDSNSISEQAYLTFVDWNSLVKLPPRIAIKGDNEKYIKNFNGNLQFASDDANNEDSSYLVELRPNGNVQIRLAGNEDAYWSLSHTVNSWINMVDPFSEQNQFWPVKVDENSIALRSVDNNNFCRRLTAEGAVDCLSASATTIINEAIIQVQEQVLGRKIYNVRYEMEYARIFDEQPYVAGSSTLTNDQDEEASMEVSITYTDTKTYTFTRSLSLTAGITTSIEAGVPFIEKASITVNYEINGTFEWGTEQSNSIEVIATGTVPVPGKSTVVVDYVGTKGTCNIPYSYTQEDKSSTDGKTLYTDVSDGIYTGVNCYNFSFHVRSTQPL, from the exons ATGGCAAGTTTGGCGGTAGACGCAATTCCAAGGTTCATCGTGATCAAGTCAAAAGTTTATAGTGATAAAGGCAATGCATACTTCAAGGCAGAGGGTACTGGTGGGTCCATACTTCTCGGTGAAGCCGACATGTTCAGCACGCTTGTGAAGATCGAGGCTGAGCGATCAAAAAGCAGCAATAACTACATCAACCTCCGATTTTGTTATTCCAATAGATATTGGGCGCGGAAGGCAGACAGCAACTTTATTGTGGCCGACTCCGACCAGCCCGAAGAAGACACGACGAAGCCAACATGTACATTGTTCGAGGCAGTTAAGGTAGATGATTTCTTCTACTTGATTCACGTTCAGAGCGGAGGGCATCTGTTGATGGATAGCGCAACCTTGGCTTTCTATGTGGACTCCAACTCCATAAGTGAACAAGCTTACCTAACTTTTGTGGATTGGAATTCATTAGTGAAACTGCCTCCGCGCATAGCGATCAAAGGAGATAATGAAAAGTATATCAAAAATTTTAACGGCAACTTGCAGTTCGCATCCGATGATGCTAACAACGAAGATTCGAGCTACCTGGTCGAGTTGAGGCCGAACGGAAATGTCCAAATAAGGCTGGCTGGTAATGAAGATGCTTACTGGTCACTAAGCCATACAGTTAATTCCTGGATTAACATGGTCGATCCTTTCAGTGAGCAAAATCAGTTCTGGCCTGTCAAAGTCGATGAAAATTCAATCGCGCTCCGCAGCGTTGACAACAACAACTTCTGCCGGCGTCTCACTGCTGAAGGTGCCGTGGATTGTCTGAGCGCGTCGGCTACCACTATAATAAATGAGGCAATAATTCAg GTGCAAGAACAGGTACTGGGAAGAAAGATCTACAACGTGAGGTACGAGATGGAGTATGCTCGGATCTTCGACGAGCAGCCTTACGTAGCGGGGTCGTCCACGCTGACCAACGATCAAGATGAGGAGGCTTCTATGGAAGTCTCGATAACGTACACAGACACGAAGACTTACACTTTTACACGTAGCTTATCGTTGACGGCGGGGATTACGACCTCCATCGAAGCTGGTGTTCCCTTCATTGAGAAAGCATCGATTACAGTCAATTATGAGATAAATGGGACATTTGAATGGGGCACTGAACAATCAAATTCAATAGAAGTTATTGCTACAGGTACGGTTCCTGTGCCGGGGAAGAGCACGGTTGTGGTTGATTATGTGGGAACGAAGGGCACGTGCAATATTCCGTATTCTTACACTCAGGAAGACAAGAGCTCCACCGATGGCAAGACTCTTTACACTGACGTGAGTGATGGTATTTACACTGGCGTCAATTGTTACAACTTCAGCTTTCACGTTAGATCAACTCAGCCGCTTTAA
- the LOC130985327 gene encoding uncharacterized protein LOC130985327: MVMSEGSWTRESVFHTCGVWKPLWFLQNGELLYFASLNDELAVFDHAIGKLKHLGMYCFSTSPRLILFFESFVQLNGISDVEEEKEEDEHMTEGEGPLSVACYLYCLSGNLSVFSVGNNLLFQEISHKIFFPTVLIFPRNPSIILTAIRQKSGKDICRQRDALSYVELRRCYKLRWLSGSYRPCKEGTGDVRVVDFCTRRPCPSTIVMSTDAFAAVSRSLYFFHFLFT, encoded by the exons ATGGTTATGAGTGAAGGATCGTGGACAAGAGAATCTGTGTTCCATACTTGTGGTGTTTGGAAGCCGTTATGGTTTTTACAAAACGGTGAGCTACTGTATTTTGCAAGCTTGAATGATGAACTAGCTGTGTTTGATCATGCCATTGGAAAGTTGAAGCATCTTGGTATGTATTGCTTTTCGACCTCACCAAGGCTAATTCTATTTTTTGAGAGCTTTGTTCAACTCAATGGAATTTCAGACGTTGAGGAG GAGAAAGAAGAAGACGAGCACATGACTGAAGGGGAAGGGCCGTTAAGCGTAGCTTGTTATCTTTACTGTTTATCAGGGAATCTATCTGTATTTTCCGTTGGGAATAATTTGTTATTCCAAGAAATTAGTCATAAAATCTTTTTTCCGACTGTCTTAATTTTTCCAAGAAATCCATCCATTATTTTAACCGCCATCAGACAGAAGAGTGGAAAGGATATATGCAGGCAAAGAGATGCTCTATCTTATGTGGAACTACGGCGCTGTTACAAACTCCGGTGGCTCAGCGGCAGCTACCGGCCGTGCAAGGAGGGCACGGGGGACGTTAGGGTGGTCGATTTTTGCACCCGACGGCCGTGTCCATCGACTATAGTGATGTCGACAGATGCCTTTGCCGCCGTCTCACGATCCctctatttttttcattttttatttacttag